A window from Drosophila nasuta strain 15112-1781.00 chromosome 3, ASM2355853v1, whole genome shotgun sequence encodes these proteins:
- the LOC132794163 gene encoding protein lifeguard 2 isoform X2: protein MYQYQQGDNNGVYGDPEADKSFAFDDQSIRKGFIRKVYLILMTQLLITFGIVCVFTFSKGSQEWVQRNPAIVWIALGVLIVTMISMACCEAPRRKTPINFIFLFLFTLAEAFLLGMIAGQYEAKEVMMAVGITAAVSLGLTLFALQTKWDFTMCGGVLVACLVVFIIFGIIAIIVPGVIIGLVYASLGAILFSVYLVYDTQLMMGGNHKYSISPEEYVFAALNLYLDIVNIFMYILTIIGLSRN, encoded by the exons GTGACAACAATGGCGTCTATGGAGACCCCGAGGCGGACAAGAGTTTCGCCTTTGACGATCAAAGCATTCGCAAAGGATTCATACGCAAGGTTTACCTCATTCTGATG ACTCAACTGCTCATCACCTTTGGCATTGTTTGTGTGTTCACCTTCTCCAAGGGTTCTCAAGAATGGGTTCAACGAAACCCAGCGATCGTTTGGATTGCTCTG GGCGTGCTAATAGTAACCATGATCAGCATGGCTTGCTGCGAGGCTCCACGTCGGAAAACACCGATCAACTTCATCTTTCTGTTTCTCTTCACGCTAGCTGAGGCCTTCCTGCTGGGCATGATTGCCGGTCAATACGAGGCCAAGGAAGTGATGATGGCCGTGGGCATCACGGCTGCCGTCAGCCTGGGATTAACGCTGTTCGCCCTGCAGACAAAGTGGGATTTTACAATGTGCGGTGGTGTGTTGGTCGCCTGCCTGGTGGTCTTCATTATCTTTGGCATCATTGCCATCATTGTTCCCGGTGTGATCATTGGCCTCGTCTACGCCTCGCTGGGAGCAATTCTCTTCTCCGTTTACCTGGTCTACGATACGCAGCTGATGATGGGTGGCAATCACAAGTATTCCATCAGTCCCGAGGAATACGTATTTGCCGCACTCAATCTGTATCTGGATATCGTCAACATTTTCATGTACATCCTCACCATCATTGGGCTGTCGCGCAACTAA
- the LOC132794163 gene encoding protein lifeguard 2 isoform X1: MSNTHFQYGDNNGVYGDPEADKSFAFDDQSIRKGFIRKVYLILMTQLLITFGIVCVFTFSKGSQEWVQRNPAIVWIALGVLIVTMISMACCEAPRRKTPINFIFLFLFTLAEAFLLGMIAGQYEAKEVMMAVGITAAVSLGLTLFALQTKWDFTMCGGVLVACLVVFIIFGIIAIIVPGVIIGLVYASLGAILFSVYLVYDTQLMMGGNHKYSISPEEYVFAALNLYLDIVNIFMYILTIIGLSRN; encoded by the exons ATGAGCAACACACACTTTCAATACG GTGACAACAATGGCGTCTATGGAGACCCCGAGGCGGACAAGAGTTTCGCCTTTGACGATCAAAGCATTCGCAAAGGATTCATACGCAAGGTTTACCTCATTCTGATG ACTCAACTGCTCATCACCTTTGGCATTGTTTGTGTGTTCACCTTCTCCAAGGGTTCTCAAGAATGGGTTCAACGAAACCCAGCGATCGTTTGGATTGCTCTG GGCGTGCTAATAGTAACCATGATCAGCATGGCTTGCTGCGAGGCTCCACGTCGGAAAACACCGATCAACTTCATCTTTCTGTTTCTCTTCACGCTAGCTGAGGCCTTCCTGCTGGGCATGATTGCCGGTCAATACGAGGCCAAGGAAGTGATGATGGCCGTGGGCATCACGGCTGCCGTCAGCCTGGGATTAACGCTGTTCGCCCTGCAGACAAAGTGGGATTTTACAATGTGCGGTGGTGTGTTGGTCGCCTGCCTGGTGGTCTTCATTATCTTTGGCATCATTGCCATCATTGTTCCCGGTGTGATCATTGGCCTCGTCTACGCCTCGCTGGGAGCAATTCTCTTCTCCGTTTACCTGGTCTACGATACGCAGCTGATGATGGGTGGCAATCACAAGTATTCCATCAGTCCCGAGGAATACGTATTTGCCGCACTCAATCTGTATCTGGATATCGTCAACATTTTCATGTACATCCTCACCATCATTGGGCTGTCGCGCAACTAA